In the genome of Qipengyuania seohaensis, one region contains:
- a CDS encoding sensor histidine kinase, which translates to MRFLPKSLLGQTLLAVAGALLLAQLVTTGLLYRIAEERREEALISAAQLSLWGAPVFRQARGEAVLEGDRRRFRADRRELGGRWMRGEVTEAYPLLPGETSDDALATAIAARLTGFVREPHAVLATIRSTDDDPVVMQRVRDWNPASRRMVRGFRKVFVAAVQWEEGGAWHVARVPFPRDDRRVFLVTAAQTLVIFILVMTVLFVLLRRITRPLARLTHQTERFSSNPGSITPIEASGPDDIRSLIAAHNAMEARIAAMLDEKDVMLGAIGHDLKTPLAALRVRIEAIGNEGLRAKMADSIEEITRTLDEILLLARIGRAERPAERTDLYALLVSVVEEFEDMSQPVALLDGQRVPAPVHLTWLKRGVRNLISNALRYGGTAEVALVREGDEAVIRVEDDGPGIPEDRIAEMLEPFTRGEASRNRATGGAGLGLTITRAVAEQHGGSLVLENRQKGGLRAELRLPI; encoded by the coding sequence ATGCGGTTCCTTCCCAAGAGCCTGCTGGGCCAGACATTGCTGGCAGTCGCCGGAGCGCTCCTGCTGGCGCAATTGGTGACGACCGGACTGCTCTATCGTATTGCCGAAGAGCGGCGCGAGGAGGCTTTGATCAGCGCCGCCCAGCTTTCCTTGTGGGGCGCGCCGGTGTTTCGCCAGGCTCGCGGCGAAGCGGTGCTCGAAGGGGATCGCCGACGTTTCCGGGCAGACCGGCGTGAACTGGGTGGCCGCTGGATGCGGGGCGAGGTGACCGAAGCCTATCCCCTCTTGCCGGGCGAGACGTCGGACGATGCGCTTGCGACAGCCATTGCGGCGCGTCTTACCGGGTTCGTTCGCGAACCGCATGCCGTCCTTGCGACCATTCGCTCCACCGACGACGATCCCGTGGTGATGCAGCGGGTTCGCGACTGGAACCCGGCATCGCGCAGAATGGTCCGAGGGTTCAGGAAAGTCTTCGTCGCCGCCGTCCAATGGGAGGAAGGCGGCGCATGGCACGTCGCCCGGGTACCGTTTCCACGCGACGACCGGAGGGTTTTCCTGGTTACTGCGGCCCAAACGCTGGTGATCTTCATACTGGTCATGACGGTCCTGTTCGTCCTGCTGCGCCGGATCACCCGGCCCTTGGCGAGACTGACGCATCAGACGGAACGGTTTTCGTCCAATCCGGGCAGCATCACTCCGATCGAGGCGAGCGGCCCCGACGATATTCGCAGCCTGATCGCGGCGCATAATGCGATGGAAGCGCGCATCGCTGCCATGCTGGATGAAAAGGACGTCATGCTGGGCGCCATCGGCCACGACCTGAAAACGCCGCTGGCCGCGCTGCGAGTAAGGATCGAAGCGATCGGGAATGAGGGTCTGAGGGCCAAGATGGCGGATTCGATCGAAGAGATCACGCGCACGCTCGACGAGATCCTGCTGCTCGCGCGCATCGGCCGCGCCGAACGCCCTGCCGAACGGACGGACCTCTACGCCCTGCTGGTTTCGGTGGTCGAGGAATTCGAGGACATGAGCCAGCCGGTCGCGCTGCTCGACGGCCAGCGGGTGCCCGCGCCGGTGCACCTCACCTGGCTGAAACGAGGCGTGCGCAACCTCATCTCCAATGCGCTACGTTATGGCGGAACCGCAGAAGTCGCGTTGGTTCGGGAAGGCGACGAGGCGGTGATCCGCGTCGAAGACGACGGGCCCGGCATTCCCGAAGATCGCATCGCCGAAATGCTCGAACCTTTCACCCGCGGCGAGGCAAGCCGCAATCGCGCCACGGGCGGCGCCGGTCTCGGCCTGACCATCACGCGCGCCGTTGCGGAGCAGCATGGTGGTTCGCTGGTACTGGAGAACCGGCAGAAGGGCGGCCTGCGCGCCGAATTGCGCCTTCCGATCTAA
- a CDS encoding response regulator encodes MNDAAPITLLLVDDEASLREPLAEYLSGQGFVVTEAESAAQARSRLETDRPDLVLLDIMMPGEDGLSLCRHLVESRQLPVILLTARGEAMDRIIGLEIGADDYVTKPFEPRELVARIRSVLRRADRTGAEPADDLAYVFDGWTLDPLKRRLTDPEGTLVPISTAEFRMLRAFCDHPRQVLDRDRLLDMVQGREAQLFDRAVDNQVSRLRRKIEADSRNPHFIQTVRGGGYRFGADVTRKAADKS; translated from the coding sequence TGGTCGACGATGAAGCCAGCCTACGCGAACCCCTGGCGGAATATCTTTCCGGCCAGGGGTTCGTCGTTACCGAGGCCGAGAGCGCGGCGCAGGCGCGTTCGCGGCTCGAGACCGATCGGCCCGACCTCGTCCTGCTCGATATCATGATGCCGGGCGAAGATGGGCTTTCCCTCTGTCGCCACCTTGTCGAAAGCCGCCAGCTTCCCGTCATCCTGCTGACGGCCAGGGGCGAGGCGATGGACCGGATTATCGGCCTCGAAATCGGGGCTGACGATTATGTCACCAAGCCCTTCGAACCGCGCGAACTCGTTGCGCGCATACGCTCCGTCCTTCGCCGGGCAGACCGCACCGGCGCGGAGCCTGCGGACGATCTAGCTTATGTTTTCGACGGCTGGACGCTCGACCCGCTGAAGCGCCGGCTGACCGATCCTGAAGGTACGCTTGTACCGATCTCGACGGCGGAATTCCGCATGCTGCGCGCATTCTGCGACCACCCGCGACAGGTGCTCGACCGTGACCGGCTGCTGGACATGGTCCAGGGGCGCGAGGCGCAATTGTTCGACCGCGCGGTGGACAACCAGGTCAGCCGCCTGCGCCGCAAGATCGAGGCAGACAGCCGCAATCCGCATTTCATCCAGACGGTCCGCGGCGGTGGCTACCGGTTCGGCGCGGATGTCACACGCAAGGCGGCGGACAAGTCCTGA